CGCGAACGTGACCTCCCCCCGCGGCGGGTGTCAGGTGGTGGGCTCCGGGCGGGCCGTCTTCTGCCACGGGTGGCGCTGCGCCGGCTTGGAGGCGTCCAACGCCGCCGGCCGCGCCGGGCCGGCGCCAGGGGCCGCCGTGGCTCCCGAGGACCGCTCCTGCGCCGCGTCCCAGGCCGCGGCGGCCTCCGCGAGCTCGTCCACCGACTCACGGGACCAGTCCCGCAGCGCGCCCGACTCGACCTCGATCTGCGCGGACAGCGAGGACAGGTCGTCCTGCGCGAAACGTCGCGCCCGGTCGCGGGCGGCCCATCGCAGCGAGTCGGCGGACTCGATGATCTTCGCGGTGCGTTCCCGCAGGTCTGGCAGGAGTTCCGCGGTCCGCTTGCGGTCCGGTTCCTGCTCCAGCCTCTTCAGCTCGTCGTCCAGCTCGTACCCGTGCGTGCTCAATCGCTCGAACAGGCCGATGGACTCCTTCAGCGAGGGGTCCTGCTGCACTCCCCGGTACAGGGCCTGCTGGGTGGCCCGCATCGACGTCCGCAGGTCCAACCGCAGCTGCGCCAGCGCACCCGGGACCCCCACCTGACCGAGGCTCTTCGCCTTCAGGGTGGTGTCCTCGACGGTCCGGCGAGCCTGTGTGATCGTCCGGTCCACGCCGCGCTTCGCCGCCCCGATCACCTTCACGGTGGCCCACGCCCCCAGCCCCAGGAAGGTGAACAGCATCAACAGGGCCACGATGATGAGCACTGAGCCCGGCTCCATGAGGTTCCCTTTCCCCTGCTTTTTCCGTCCCCTCCACCGTAAACGCAACGGGCAGGCCAGGGGTTCCAATCGAACCCCCAACCTGCCCGTAAGGGAGAACCCCCAGCCGCGCCGGATGACCGCTGAACGCCGCCGGACGCCCCCCCCTGACCCCGTCGGATCAGGGCGAACCCCATCGGATCAGGGCGAACCCCGTCAGATGACGATGTTCACCAGCTTCGGCGCCCGCACGATGACCTTGCGGATCTCCGCGCCGCCGAGCGCCGCGACGACGCCCTCGTCGGTCAGGGCCAGCTGCTCCAGGTCCGCCTCGGAGATCGCCGGCGGCACCTCCAGCCGTGCCTTGACCTTGCCCTTGACCTGCACGACGCACGTCACGCTCTCGTCCACGACGTACGCCGGGTCCGCCACCGGGAAGTCCTGGTGGACGACCGACTCGCCGTGGCCCAGCCGGTGCCACAGCTCCTCGGCGATGTGCGGCGCCAGCGGGGCGACCAGGAGCACCAGCCGCTCGGCGACCGAGCGCTCCAGCGGCCGGCCGGCCTTCGTCAGGGCGTTGTTCAGCTCGGTGATCTTCGCGATGGCCGTGTTGAAGCGCAGTGCGGCCATGTCGGCGCCGGCCCCGTCGATCGCCTTGTGCAGGGCCCGCAGGGTGTCCTCGCCGGGCTCGCCGTCCACGACGGTGACCTCGCCGGTCTCCTCGTCGATCACGTTGCGCCACAGGCGCTGCAGCAGACGGTACTGGCCGACGACGGCGCGGGTGTCCCACGGACGGGAGACGTCCAGGGGGCCCATGGCCATCTCGTACAGGCGCAGTGTGTCCGCGCCGTACTCCTCGCAGATCTCGTCGGGCGTGACGGCGTTCTTCAGGGATTTGCCCATCTTGCCGTGCTCACGCTTGACGGGCTGTCCCTGGTGGAAGTAGCCGCCGTCGCGCTCCTCGACCTCGGCCGCCGGGACGTACACCCCGCGCGCGTCGGTGTAGGCGTAGGCCTGGATCATGCCCTGGTTGAAGAGCTTGTGGAACGGCTCCACCGAGGAGACGTGGCCCAGGTCGAACAGCACCTTCGACCAGAAGCGCGCGTACAGCAGGTGCAGCACCGCGTGCTCGGCGCCGCCCACGTACAGGTCGACACCACCGTGCGGGGCGTTCTCGCTCGGACCCATCCAGTACTGCTCGATCGCCGGGTCGACCAGCGCCTCGGAGTTGTTCGGGTCCAGGTAGCGCAGCTCGTACCAGCAGGAGCCGGCCCAGTTCGGCATGGTGTTGGTCTCGCGGCGGTAGCGCTTGACGCCCTCGCCCCGGCCCAGGTCCAGTTCCACGTCGACCCACGCCTCGTTGCGAGACAGCGGGGTCTCCGGCTTCGACGCGGCGTCGTCCGGCTCGAAGGTGCGCGGCGAGTAGTCCTCGACCTCCGGCAGTTCCAAGGGCAGCATCGAGTCGGGCAGCGGGTGCGCGACGCCGTCCTCGTCGTAGACGATCGGGAAGGGCTCGCCCCAGTAGCGCTGGCGGCTGAACAGCCAGTCGCGCAGGCGGAAGTTGACGGTGCCCTCGCCGACGCCGCGCCCGGTCAGCCACTCGGTGATCGCGGCCTTGGCCTCGACGACGCCCAGGCCGTCCAGCGTGATGCCCTCGCCGGTCGAGTTGACGATCGTGCCGTCGTAGGAGGCGAACGCGTCGTCCCACTCCGTCGGGTCGGCGTCGCGGTCGTCGGAGGGCTCCACGACGCAGCGCATCGGCAGCTCGAAGGCCTGCGCGAACGCGAAGTCGCGGGTGTCGTGCGCCGGGACGGCCATGATCGCGCCGGTGCCGTAGCCCATCAGCACGTAGTCCGCGATGAAGACCGGCACCTTCTCGCCGCTGACCGGGTTGATCGCGAACGCGCCGGTGAAGACACCGGTCTTGTCCTTGGCCTCGGCCTGTCGCTCGACGTCCGACTTGGACGCGGCCTGCTTGCGGTACGCGTCGACGGCCTCGCGGGGGTTCGTCGCACCGCCGGTCCACACCTGGCGGGTGCCCTCGGGCCACTCCGCCGGGACGATCTTCTCGATCAGCTCGTGCTCGGGCGCCAGCACCATGTAGGTGGCGCCGAACAGCGTGTCGGGACGCGTGGTGAACACCGTGACGGCGTCCTCGCCGACGGCGAAGTCGACGCGCGCTCCCTCGCTGCGGCCGATCCAGTTCCGCTGCTGCAACTTGATGGCCTCGGGCCAGTCCAGCGCGTCCAGGTCGTCCAGCAGACGGTCGGCGTACGCCGTGATCCGCATGTTCCACTGGCTCAGCTTGGCCTTGAAGACGGGGAAGTTGCCGCGCTCGGAGCGGCCGTCGGCCGTGACCTCCTCGTTGGCCAGGACGGTGCCCAGCCCGGGGCACCAGTTCACGGGCGCGTCGGAGGCGTACGCCAGCCGGAAGCCGTTCAGCACGTCGGCCCGCTCGCCCGCGGTCAGCCCGGCCCACGCGCGGCCACCCGGAACCTCACGGGAGCCGTCCTCGAAGGCGGCGACCAGCTCGGCGATCGGCCGGGCCTTGGCGGCGTCCGTGTCGTACCAGGAGTTGTAGATCTGCAGGAAGATCCACTGGGTCCACTTGTAGTAGTCCGGGTCGATCGTGGCGAACGAGCGCCGCCGGTCGTGTCCCAGACCCAGCCGGCGCAGCTGGACCTTCATGTTCTCGATGTTCGCCTCGGTCGACACCCGCGGGTGCGTGCCGGTCTGCACGGCGTACTGCTCGGCCGGCAGGCCGAAGGCGTCGAAGCCCAGGGTGTGCAGGACGTTGTGGCCGGTCATCCGCTGGTGACGGGCGAAGACATCGGTGGCGATGTACCCCAGCGGGTGGCCGACGTGCAGCCCCGCGCCGGACGGGTACGGGAACATGTCCATGATGAACTTCTTGGGGCGCGCGACGACCGCGGGGTCCCCGGCCAGGTCACCCGTCGGATTGGGGGCCTCGTAGGTCCCTTCCGCGTCCCATACGTCCTGCCAGCGTGCCTCGATGTCGGCGGCCATGGCAGCCGTGTAACGGTGCCCCTCGGCCGCCTCGGGGGCCGGGGTGTTCGTCTCGCTCATGATTTCTGAAGCTCCATCGATCGTCTCTGCCGTCTCTGCCTGCCCAAACGAAAAAACCCCTCGCACAGGAGGGGACGCCGCGCCGATGCCGACCGCATCCTTGGGGCTCGATGGGGTCGGGACTGATCAGCGCGGCTCGGTAAGCAGAAGGCGTACGGCACGCATGGCGTCAGGGTACCGCAGCGGCCCCCAGGGCCGCTCGGCCCTTCCGACGTGCGGACACGCCCTTCCCGCGTGCGGACACGACGAGAAGCGGGCCACCCGATCCGGGTGGCCCGCTTCTCTTCACTGTGGAGCTAAGGAGAATTGAACTCCTGACCTCCTGCATGCCATGCAGGCGCTCTACCAACTGAGCTATAGCCCCTTGTTGTGCTTGTCGTTCTGGTTTCCCTTGCCGGTTCCCCTTGGCGACGTCCCAAACATTACACGGTCATGGCCCTGGTCCAAAAATCGGTTTCGGCGACCTCGGGCCATGTCCGAAATACTCCACTCCGTCACACGTTCAGGCCGTACCGGCCCAGCAGGCCGCAGGGGCCACGCGTGCCTCGCCGGTCACTCGCGCCGTACCGCTCGCGTCTGCCGCGCGGGTCACGCTCTCGCGAATTGATAGAACCGTTTGAGCGTGCAGTGTTCGTCGAGCAGGCGGCCATAGATCGGTTCCCCTTCCAGCTCGCGGTAGGTCTCGATCGGGTCGCCTTTTATGATCAGCGCCCGCGCGCATTCCTCGCACCAGTACTGGTAGTCGGGATTGACCGGGTCCATGTCCCGCACGATCGGCGTGCCGTTGTTGCACCAGTCGCACCGCCGCCGGTGTGCACCCATCCGTCAGCGACTCCCTCCCGCGTCGGGCCGTCGTGTCCCCCTCCGGCCGTCCGATTCTGCCATGCCGGTACGGGCCAGGTCAGCCGACGCCAAAGGAACAAACGCAAGGATCCCGCCCCCTGTTGGGGACGGGATCCTGATTGTGGAGCTAAGGAGAATTGAACTCCTGACCTCCTGCATGCCATGCAGGCGCTCTACCAACTGAGCTATAGCCCCGCTCTCCGCCACGCTTCCCCCGTTTCCGGTGTTCCGCGCTGCGAACAAGAAGAACTCTAGCCTGTGACCAGCCGGAAAGTGAAATCCGGGTGGAAGCCTCCGAGAGCAGCGCTCAGTCGTCGTCGCCGAGCACCGGTTCCGGCAGCGTGCCGGCGTTGTGCTCCATCAGACGCCAGCCGCGCGCGCCCTCGCCGAGGACGGACCAGCAGCAGTTGGAGAGCCCGCCGAGACCCTCCCAGTGGTACGAGTCCAGGCCCAACAGGCGGCCGATGGTCGTGCGGATGGTGCCGCCGTGGCTGACCACGACCAGCGTGCCGCCCTGCGGCAGCCGGTCGGCGTGGCCCAGCACGACCGGGGCGGCCCGGTCGGCGACCTCGGTCTCCAGCTCCCCGCCGCCGCGGCGGACGGGTTCGCCGCGCTTCCACGCCGCGTACTGCTCGCCGTACTTCGCGAGGATCTCGTCGTGTGTGAGGCCCTGCCACTCGCCGGCGTACGTCTCGCGCAGCGCCTCGTCGTGCTCCACCGCGATCCCCGTGACGGCGGCCAGTTCGGCGGCCGTGTCGGCGGCCCGCCGAAGGTCGGAGGCCACGATGGCGTCCGGCCTCAGCGAGGCGAGCAGCCGGGCGGAGCGGCGCGCCTGCGCCACACCGGTCTCGGTCAGCTCGATGTCCGTGGAGCCCTGGAAGCGGCGCTCCAGGTTCCAGGCGGTCTGACCGTGTCGCCAGAGGACGATCTTCCTGCCGGTCCTGCCCGAACCGGAGCCGGACGAGGTGTCCGTCCCGGTCGATGCGGTCGTGCCCGTGTCGGTCCCGCTCAGAACAGATCACCGTCCAGTTCGTCGTCGCCCTGCGCCTCGCGCAGCTTGGCGTGCTCCTCGGCCTTGCCGATGGTGAGCTTGGCGTCCTCGGGGAGCTCGATCTCGGGGCAGTCCTTCCACAGGCGCTCCAGCGCGTAGAAGACGCGCTCCTCGCTGTGCTGGACGTGGACGACGATGTCGACGTAGTCCAGCAGGATCCAGCGGGCGTCGCGGTCGCCCTCACGGCGCACCGGCTTGGCGCCGAGCTTCTTGAGCAGTTGCTCCTCGATCTCGTCCACGATCGACTTGACCTGGCGGTCGTTGGGCGCGGAGGCGAGCAGGAAGGCGTCGGTGATCGACAGCACGTCGCTGACGTCGTACGCGATGATGTCGTGCGCGAGCCGGTCGGCCGCGGCCTGGGCGGCGGCGGTGATGAGCTCGATGGAGCGGTCCGTGGCGGTCACTGGCCATGCTTTCGGGTTGGCGGGCAGATCCTTACAAGGGTCTCATGTACCGCCGACCCCGCCCGCGCGGAACGTTCCGCGCGGGCGAAATCACAGTTCAGGGCCGTGTGCGGGCCGGATCCGGGAGCGTCAGGACGTCTTGTAGTCCCGACCCAGGACCACCACGACGTCCGCGTTGACGACGTTCTCGGCCTTCTTCACGGCCGTCTCCGGCAGCCCCAGTGTCTTGGCCACCTCGACGGCCCGCTCCCGCTGGGCGTCGTCCTGGTAGGTGATCTGCGAGGTCGCGGCCGTGTCGTCGGCCTTGCCGCCGTCGACGAAGGTGTAGCCGCCGTTGAGCAGGGCCGCCTTCGCCGCGGTCTGCGTCTTCTCGTTCCCGGTGGCGTCCCTGAGACCCACCCGGGGGGTGGCGCCGGGCTGCGCGGCCGTGGCGGAGCCGCCGAGGACCTCCTTGACGATCTTCTTGTTGGCCTCGTCGGTGAGGCCGCCGTCCGGCTTCACCCCGAGGAGGTCGGTGCGGTAGTCGCCCACCTTGGCGTGCTCACCGATCCGCGACAGCAGGCCGCCGAGGTTCTGCGCGTCGAGGGCCGGGTCCAGGATCTGGCCCATGCTCTCGACCGTGGTGGCCGCCGCCTTCGGGTCGGCGGGGATCTTCCGCAGGACCGCGTAGAGCACCTTGCCCAGCCGGTCCAACTGCCTGGCCTCCGGCTCGCCCTGGCCGCGGTGGGTGGCGTACGCCACGGCCATCGCGCCGTTGAGGCTCTGCTTGGCGCCCTTGCCCACCGCCGGGGTCTTGGCCTTGTCGTCGGCCGGGACCGCGGTGTCGGTGTCCACCTCGATGCCCCCGATCAGCTCGACCAGGCTCTCCAGGAAGGGGGTGTCCAGGCGCCAGGTGCCGCCGATGCGGGTGCCGAGGACCGAGTCGAGCGCGTCCTTGGTGCCGAGGCCGCCGCCCTCGACGGACTTGCCGAGTGGGATGCCCGTGCCGTCGTTCTGGGGGACGTCGAGGGTGTTGGGCACCAGCACGGTGGCGCCCTGCCCGGTGGTGACGTTGTCGACGAGCAGCGCCGTGGAGGTGCCGCCCTTCTTGGTGTTGAGCACGTGGACGACGATCATGTCGCG
This region of Streptomyces sp. NBC_00513 genomic DNA includes:
- the leuS gene encoding leucine--tRNA ligase, encoding MSETNTPAPEAAEGHRYTAAMAADIEARWQDVWDAEGTYEAPNPTGDLAGDPAVVARPKKFIMDMFPYPSGAGLHVGHPLGYIATDVFARHQRMTGHNVLHTLGFDAFGLPAEQYAVQTGTHPRVSTEANIENMKVQLRRLGLGHDRRRSFATIDPDYYKWTQWIFLQIYNSWYDTDAAKARPIAELVAAFEDGSREVPGGRAWAGLTAGERADVLNGFRLAYASDAPVNWCPGLGTVLANEEVTADGRSERGNFPVFKAKLSQWNMRITAYADRLLDDLDALDWPEAIKLQQRNWIGRSEGARVDFAVGEDAVTVFTTRPDTLFGATYMVLAPEHELIEKIVPAEWPEGTRQVWTGGATNPREAVDAYRKQAASKSDVERQAEAKDKTGVFTGAFAINPVSGEKVPVFIADYVLMGYGTGAIMAVPAHDTRDFAFAQAFELPMRCVVEPSDDRDADPTEWDDAFASYDGTIVNSTGEGITLDGLGVVEAKAAITEWLTGRGVGEGTVNFRLRDWLFSRQRYWGEPFPIVYDEDGVAHPLPDSMLPLELPEVEDYSPRTFEPDDAASKPETPLSRNEAWVDVELDLGRGEGVKRYRRETNTMPNWAGSCWYELRYLDPNNSEALVDPAIEQYWMGPSENAPHGGVDLYVGGAEHAVLHLLYARFWSKVLFDLGHVSSVEPFHKLFNQGMIQAYAYTDARGVYVPAAEVEERDGGYFHQGQPVKREHGKMGKSLKNAVTPDEICEEYGADTLRLYEMAMGPLDVSRPWDTRAVVGQYRLLQRLWRNVIDEETGEVTVVDGEPGEDTLRALHKAIDGAGADMAALRFNTAIAKITELNNALTKAGRPLERSVAERLVLLVAPLAPHIAEELWHRLGHGESVVHQDFPVADPAYVVDESVTCVVQVKGKVKARLEVPPAISEADLEQLALTDEGVVAALGGAEIRKVIVRAPKLVNIVI
- a CDS encoding histidine phosphatase family protein — encoded protein: MSGTDTGTTASTGTDTSSGSGSGRTGRKIVLWRHGQTAWNLERRFQGSTDIELTETGVAQARRSARLLASLRPDAIVASDLRRAADTAAELAAVTGIAVEHDEALRETYAGEWQGLTHDEILAKYGEQYAAWKRGEPVRRGGGELETEVADRAAPVVLGHADRLPQGGTLVVVSHGGTIRTTIGRLLGLDSYHWEGLGGLSNCCWSVLGEGARGWRLMEHNAGTLPEPVLGDDD
- the rsfS gene encoding ribosome silencing factor; protein product: MTATDRSIELITAAAQAAADRLAHDIIAYDVSDVLSITDAFLLASAPNDRQVKSIVDEIEEQLLKKLGAKPVRREGDRDARWILLDYVDIVVHVQHSEERVFYALERLWKDCPEIELPEDAKLTIGKAEEHAKLREAQGDDELDGDLF
- a CDS encoding LCP family protein — its product is MNDRQDPYDPYAAQERQLVGYDAYGRPVYGPVPAQPADQAPRYEQQQPGPSYEQEHYQGYEQPQQYGYDQQTYGQQTYDQQQYQQPQQTRQWIPQQGAPQAPAEPEPAPEPAASRIPEPRRPDAGAEADRDYNTGMFAFIDQPDEESDDVIDWLAFTESRTERREEIRRRGRNRVVALIVVLALFVVGGLGYLWYAGKIPFLDGPGDKKGAAAAPGAQKRDMIVVHVLNTKKGGTSTALLVDNVTTGQGATVLVPNTLDVPQNDGTGIPLGKSVEGGGLGTKDALDSVLGTRIGGTWRLDTPFLESLVELIGGIEVDTDTAVPADDKAKTPAVGKGAKQSLNGAMAVAYATHRGQGEPEARQLDRLGKVLYAVLRKIPADPKAAATTVESMGQILDPALDAQNLGGLLSRIGEHAKVGDYRTDLLGVKPDGGLTDEANKKIVKEVLGGSATAAQPGATPRVGLRDATGNEKTQTAAKAALLNGGYTFVDGGKADDTAATSQITYQDDAQRERAVEVAKTLGLPETAVKKAENVVNADVVVVLGRDYKTS